Genomic segment of Panicum virgatum strain AP13 chromosome 2K, P.virgatum_v5, whole genome shotgun sequence:
ttttctggatatagatttgtagggacgggtccGCACCCACTCCTAAAAATGAGTTTTAGGGGCTGGCGCGTTGGCCACCACTAAAAATGGTATTTTAGCTGCGAAAACTAGAGAGGGTACcacacccgcccctaaaaatggtatTTTTTAGTTACAAAAACTAGGAGCTGATAGTGCATCAGCCCCTACAAAAGTTTTGTATAGTAGTGTTTGTAGATTGTGAACCAGGAAGCATTTTTCACATGCCTTTGGTCCACTGTTCGTGCATAATAAGTCAacctcaaaacaaaaaaaaaagaaacaatcagTAAAATTGTTCACgcaatgtatttttttttcttgctagTAATGCAAAATAAGATGGAAGTTCAGATGGGAGTGGTCCGGGCCGACCCATGTGAGCAAGGCCAATGGGCCACATGGAACGGCCTCAAATCAAAGAAGAGTCCATAGAAGTTGGAGCCTACTGACCCAATGGGCAAAATGGGTCGACCCAAAACAATTCCACCATCCCACACCATCTAATCTAATGCACGGGGGAGGTCGGGAGCACCCATGGAAGCGAGCGacctggtggtggcggcggtggtgcgggcTGCAGCGCGGCATCTCGGCGCGCAGCACTATCCTCCAACAGCAACGAATCCATGCGCCGCGCTCCCCTCTAGCGGCCGTCCCGTCATGTAAGTTTCTCCCATGTATGTTCTTCTCCCGTGGTTGTCCTTGGATTTGATTTGTTCGTAGGATTCCTCGTCATGCGCGGTAGGATCTGCTACGTGCTTCTTTGCTCGGTCAAGCCAAACAAATGACCGAGCAAAGAAGCCAAACAAAAGCCCTGATCTATGTTCTTCTTTGCTACGTGATTCATTCTCACTAATCTCATGTTCTCATGTAGATCAGAGCATTTCCTTGCTTGTTATATGCGGCTGCTATACATCACGATGGATAAGTATGGTGTCTGTTCTTTTTCTTGCTTGTGAGTCATTCACTGTTCAAAGACTAAACATGCGTGAAAAAACTGAATGAAATGTTATTTATGTATCAATACCATCTTGATTGTTGGTGTAATAACATTTGCTGATGATGAACAACAACTGAATTAAATGTTATACCATACGTGTCAGTGACATTTTTATTGTATCGTATCATTATTGCGGCAACATTTTCCATATATATTTATTTGAATGGGTTAACCTATCATGCCCGTTGGGCCAACGCGGCCACGTACAAATGATAGATTGGATCGATTCGTGGCCTCTCAAATTGGCCCTGAGGCTATAGGGCCAGCAGGTTTCAAGCTCAGGTCCGGGCCCCATCTTGAGGTGGAaggagattttttttcttagcaGGAGGCAGGAAATCCATCCAAATAAATCAGGGTCCGCTTTTAAAGGCATCTTTTCCGGGGGTTCATTCCGGCGACTCCGCTTCTCCCGCTTCcgtcggcggcggtgaccgCAGGATGGCAtgaagcaggcggcggcgatccGGTTGGAGGATCTCAACGGTAAGGTCATCGGGAAGACGGTTCGATCGACACCACTGCACGGCACAGGTACTTAAGCGAGCACGACGGCCATCATAAAGTGCTTTCTTTGTGATCGATCAGGATCTATTTTCTGTGATTAACTTTACTTGTTTGCCGTGCCGATCCTCCACTTGCAGCAGGAGAGGAATCCCGCCATGGGGGGGCGAAGACGCGAGGGCCAAGAGAATTAGGCTGGAGGAGGAACCCCGCCGCCAAGAACTGCCACCCCTCGGAGgagatggcgacggcggcggcggcgaccccgaTCTGATCAGCCGCCTCCCCGACGAGGTCCTCGGGGACATCATCACCCTTCTTTCCTCCAGGGCCGGCGCTCGCACGCAGGCCCTgtcccggcggtggcggcccctCTGGCGCGCCGCGCCTCTCAACCTGGAGGTGGGCTACGGCCTCTGCGGGCAGCAGGCGAAGCAAGCCGCCCTGGCCACCAAGATCCTCGCCGGCCACGCCGGCCCTGGCCGGCGCTTCGCCCTCAAATGCTTCCGCCTCCGCAACCGCCTCGCCATGGTCGACGGCTGGCTGCGCTCCCCAGCCCTCACCGGCCTCCGTGAGATATGGTTCAGCTACGCAACCGAGGGCGAGCAgtggccgccgccgatgccgccgTCCGCGTTACGGTTCGCGGCCACCCTATGCGTCGCTAAATTTGACTACTGCGAGTTCCCCAACGAGGTCGCGCCGTCGCTGAAGTTTCCCAACCTCAGGGAGCTTTCCCTGGTCAAGGTCACCATAGCAGAGGACGCCCTTCACAGCCTGCTCGCTGGCTGCTACGTTCTGGAGATCCTTTTGCTGGACGGGAATCATGGCATTGGTCGCCTGCGCATTAGCTCGCCAACTCTGAGAAGCATTGGCTTCAGTGGaccttgggaagaaaaagaagaagaagaagaagaaggctcgGAGGCCATCAAGTTCCAGGAGCTGGACGTCGAGGACGCTCCTCGCCTTGAGAAATTGTTGCCGCTTTACCCCGATGACGGTCCGGCAGCCATCCGTGTGATGAGGGCGCCTAAACTCGAGACAGTGGGATTGCTTTCAGCTGCCATCTCCAAACTCGAGTTTGGAACCACAGCTTTTCAGGTGGCTACAAACCTTTCTTTTGCATCCAGTATTTATTCAGCTTTTCTATGTCATGGGCTCATGGCTATTAATTAATATTGTCTATGATGTCTACTGGTCCTTAATTTGACAGGAAATGATTGCCCTAAACTTGGGAACTTCGATGACCACTGTAAAGGTTTTAGCCCTTGAGTCTTTGGGGCCTAATCTGGACTCAGTTGTTGACTTTCTCAAATGTTTCCCCTGTGTGGAGAAACTATATATCAAAGTTATAGTGTTTGtctttcttgatttgaatttCAGTATGAACATTTATTTGAGACAGTATAATCTAATGTTCTCACTTTGTTTATTCAGTTTAACCGACTGAAGACTATGAAAAATGCACGGACCTATAAGTCTTGGGTTCCCATTGAATGCCTTGAGCTTCATCTCAAAAAAATCGTTGTGAACGATTATCGTGGCATGAGAGCAGATGTTGACTTTGCCAAGTTCTTCATATTGAATGCAAAGGTGCTAAAGGAAATGTATTTTGGAGTCGTCCCCAGCTGCAACGACAAGTGGATGGCTAACCAACGTCGACGACTTCAACTGGACAACAAAGCTTCACCAGGAGCTCGATTTGCATTTGAAAGCGGTGCACGCAATTCTCTCCCCAAATTTGGGAAGGAAGATCCCTTTGAGTGGTTTGGCCAGGAATATTTCTTTAGATTTGCTAGAATGTTGGATTGATCAGTAAGGGGACCGACTAGCTTGTAATACTTTTATAATATAATGCCACAGGGGAGCCAAAATAATGCTGGAGAATTTGATGGTCGTTCATAagtgtaacacctcaggtgttaatcacctataatcaagattaatcacgGGCTTAACTAGTTAATTAGAGACCTAATCTTTCGGGTACAAATCGAGTCACCAAAAATCGACTCAAGTTCAGTCCAATTTTTTGGAGCCTGGgaaaacccggatactccgggtttgcacccggatattccggaattacccggatactccggatttgtttccggatagtccggacctgGAGTTTCTATATCACGTGTCTTAGCTCTTGCACTGTTTCCAAACGTTAAAACATCAGCTCCTCTCTATTCCTCACTCCCTCACACTCATCCTCACTCCCTCAcgtcactctctccctctctcacgtccactccctccctcactctctccctcaagTGCTCCCCCTCTCCCTAGAGCCCTAAACCCCAAATCCTCCACCCCAACTTGAGCTCAAGGCCAAGAAGGCTTCAAGATGGCGAGGAGCACCTTCTTCTCCACATGTTCCTCCCCGGGAAGTCTTGGGTTTCAAGTTCTTCGCGCGGGGAAAAGCTCGTTCAAGGTACTCCAACTTGTGCCGGCCCGATCTGTCTTTCTGGGAGGTTCTAAgtgatttcctttggtcaatcatGTCCTTAGGCATCCTTGAACTAGGATTCAAAAGGGTTTCAATTTTGGTGGGCTAGTTTTTCCACCATGAGGATTTCTGttcttggtagaaaaaaaaatgctgtcggacccggagactccgggtataagctcggatactccggatttggaacactccggggaaaactccgggtataagcccggatactccggatttttaaCATTCCGGGGACAACTCCGGGTATAGACCTGGAAACTCTGGAtgtatccggatactccggattttcacccggatagtccggacctaAAATTATATATCACGTGTTTTGGGTCTTGTGATTGTTCCCAAATGTTATTACACCGTTTTCTATcctttcctctctccctcacgagctctccctttccccttggccctaaaccctaaatcctTCATTCCAAATCCATTTCAAGGCCTAAGGGAGCTCCAATCGGCGTGGGGGATCCTCTCCTCCCAGTATCCCACCTTGGGGTGGTTTCATTTTCGAGTTTTCTTGCAAGGGAAGCTTACTCAAGGTACCAAAAGCTAGGGCTAAATGGATTGGTTGTTCTAGGGTGTGTTAAGCGATTTCTTTTTGGTCAATCATCTCCATACGAGTCACTCTACTAGGGTTTAGAAGAGTTTTGATTTTCATGGGTTAGTTTTGTTGTAACAAGAATTTCAATTTTGGGGGCGAAAATGTTGtgaaacccggatactccgggtattaacCCGCATACTCCGGGTAATCCGGAGATTCCGAATAggaatccggatattccgggttgCATTAGGAATGTTAAGTATAAATGGTACAAATTAGTAGTGTTTATACTCGGTacttgttaagttgttgttGTATGTCATAtttgcattctcatgtcatatgcatctcATGTAGATGCGCTAGATGTACAGTGCGTGAGCGTGGAGCACGCGATGTTGGAGCCGAACCCCAAGACGGTGTTTGATGGATGTATCCTAAAGAGAGAAGGACCAGCTGGCGCaactgaagacccggcccaaggtcgaaagggcccaaggccttgatagcattaacactgacttagtgttaccctcaggcaagccccggtgcacatcctattatttgaaattatgacgcctatatatgtatttattacttgtgcattacatttcaagagttgattggaaccctagttgcatgatccctaggtttccctgagttgtactagcatgtataggacgatagaattgctatgcttaatagttctcgatagaagtcgagtgacttcttgcACTCACGATAAATAGGatgattagaagtcgagtaatttccggttactcgcgagatatataaTTTTTGACAATCAGGTTTCGAGCTGTTGAATTTGATATAAATGGAAgcttgagaccgggcgggagaggtgtagttccgtctgtgtcggttaaggaccaagccgttgttggccctacTGATCATGTTTgcactgtactaaccgcatgccgggagtaggaggtagtcgaaaccggtaagccgagtactgcctcacctcgaaagtacaggactccatctcacctcttgaggtagtcgagtagtcgcggagaaatggagatgcatatgtttacttttggtggtctcacgttgagctcggctgaccatatgatggtggggtgGTCCTGTAGTTCatggcggggaggggaaaggtcggtgcgtggggtccgatggGGCTTTTGCgagccgtgttggttaggtccaccttgcaaagttaaatcggatcgattcgccgtcagtcgctctcggatatgagcaccttgatcactgcgtcgCAACGTAGTGTTATGATGGAATGATGagtatatttatttatatatgatAATGAACACATTGAATTATTATGGATTGCACAACTATATTTGCTATAGTTGGTTTAAGCAAGTATTGGACtatagttaatttatatagaatctggagctaaaatatagaaattaaggaattactttagtcattgttttctgcaaaaataaccaccagccaaaagccttgcatgtctagagatgtgggctaagttatacccactggtcgggtaagtcttgctgagtattagttgctcagggtttgttgtttaccctgtttcaggtataggagctaactaggtttcccatcggtgggctcgatgtggcgccttgtcttcatGTCTCGGTACTCCTCGgcttatttagtttgttttatttattctcttgTAAAAATGCTCTAtaagttagattctcttccGTGCTGTCAtttcttttgtaaattttaattttatagctgtttgtaaaagtcttaatattttttttgctatttttgtaagattatatcgtgctggtaccttctgcgctcgccttcgtgcgagacttctggtgtgtttcggtcggcctgtgggttgaaaGTAGCCtatcaagttacacttaattaaactAATGCGTCTGATGGGTTCAGATGATGgcggttacacttaattaagcgttttaactcggTGGGTCTGTCACAATAAGATTGTGTGCTTTTTATGTGGAAAGCATTAAATTGTGCAATATTGTAGTTTAGGTTATCTCAACTGGCACATTTTTCAGTAAATCACGAAGTTCCCCCTATATGTAGGTCCAAATTAAtggtgtgtttggttgagcGGTTTTGAAAAGGTGATGTGAGTTGTAGGATGTGGAAAAGCAACTTTGGAAAAACAGCTGTGGGAATAGCAAGACTGTTTGGTTGGGCAGCTatgacttttgaaaaaaaactatTAGGGGAACCCACATGTCATCCACAACCATCCCACTaaactctctccctctctctcaccgATGAGTGGATCCCGCTTGTTAGCCCCTTTTTCTGCGCTCGAGCGGCGCGGCATTGGCCCAGCTCGCCAGCCACCAAGCTTGCACCGGGATGAAACAAGTGGGGCCCATTCTTGCAAATGCTCAGGAGGAGGAGTGGGGGCCGTCCATTGTAGAGCTCTGAGAAGCactggggaggggaggagaggagcagAGAAGGGGCGCTGCCGATGGCTTgaggggaggaggtggagccGAAGGTGGGGAGGGCCCGTCGGAGTAGTGGAGGGAGGGGCTGCCGCCTAGAACGAGAAGAGGGTGGGAAGGCCGGCCAAACAAGGCTCCGCCGCCAACGCCAGACCAAGGGAGCAATGCTGCCACCGAGGAACCCGCTCCTGCCGCCACTTGCTATTGCCGACACGCCAGCTCTGCTTTGCAATCTAGCTCACCACGACAGGGCCGCGCGGACAAGGCTAGCGGCACGCTGGCGGCACGCTGGCGGCAGGGAAGGCAGAGGGGCACTGGCGAGGAAGCATAGTTGGGAGAGAGcggtgaaaaaaaaatgcacgCCTTTTTTTGCCCAAAAGTTAGTAAAAGCAGGAAAATGTGCTTTTGGATTTGTACTAGAGAAAAGCTGGCTTTGGGTCAAAAGTAGTTGTGACTTTTGGGCTCTTTGGTTGGCTTTTGACTTTTCCAAAAGTAAAAGCAAAACATGCTTAACATGATTTAATAATTGATCAGCTATACATGTATGTGTTATACAGATCATATATCTGTATTTTTCAGACAAACATGAATCTTTGTCATGCTTTTGTAAATTCTTGCCATGCAGAATGTTTGTGAAAAAACATACTCTGAGATTTTTCACtatattgcatttattttgtacCTATTGATTACAAAAGGTCTTGTCTTTACATGTAGTGATAAACTCTGTAGGCCTTATTGCAGTTAGCGGAAAAGGCTTCATTTTGACAATTACTTGTTCATTATTAACGTGTCTTTTGAAAGTCTACACTTAGAAAAACATGACTTTTATACGAATTCATCTTTTTTAATTCCTCTTATTTTTGTATCCTTTGAGTCTTAATATGCGAGTCACATCACGCTatttagtactccctccgttccaaaatgtaggtcgttttgacatttttagattcatatattttgctatgaatctagacatatgttatatctagatgcatagcaaacactaCGAATCTAAAAAAGCCAAagcgacctacattttggaacggagggagtatatttacTATTCTCCCTGTACGGTTTTTTGCGCCGACATGTAGGTCCTTTGCGGTTGTCAGATCTCTTCTCTTTCTGCAGACCGCAAGCCCATTCCCATCCCCGCTGCCCTCCTTCCACGCTTCTTGCTCAACCTTCCTCTCAACCCCAACCACTGGCGGCGATGGGGCAGCATCCCCTGCCATCGTCGACTCGAGGAGTTTTGAGTCGCGGCATCTCCAGAATATGCCGCCATATCCAGAACCCCATCCACTGAATGAGTTCACTGCTAGGGAAGTCAGTGAGTGATGCACTCTAATTATGAATTATGTTTGTGTTTCATTATTTCAAATCTTATGGCTGTGCTGGTACTCATGCTCAATGTGacggcactactacagaaataaTTTGTAGCAACACCCCATTTTTTTCAGGGACGGACTATTAAGTCAGCCGTTCCTAGAAATAAGACGCGGATACTGTAGCCAACGAGCCGCCCCTGTAAAGTAATTTGTAGGGGTGGCTCACCCCCCCGGCCGCCCTTAAAAATAGggtccatttttaggggcggcttgGGGGGGTGAGACGCCCCCTACAAATTTCATTTCCAAGGGCGGCTCGCCCCCCaggccgcccctgaaaatggacgctatttttaggggcggcctGGGGGGCGAGCCGCTCCTGGAAATGAATTTTGTAGGGACGGCCTAAGGGGTGAGCTGCCCCTAGAAACTGAAGAAATATTAATCACAAAACAATCATTATTCTATAAGGTAGTATATATGTTTGGGCATTAGGAAGACTCATGGGTCTTTGTTGAGAAGGACATGGTGGTAGTTTATATATTGGTGCATTAAATAGACTCATGGTCAaacaaaatattattaaaaatgataccttatatatatatatatatccgtcAATATTATAGACCatttgcatggtcaaaactgTAGAGTAGCAAGGTTCTAACTTTAACCAACCAATATCTCCTTAAGCATCAGTGACCAAGACAATATAGACCACCCGCGTATATTGTATATTGATTATTGAATATGGATCTAAGCGAAATATGAACATATGTGTTCCTTCTCTACTCTTTTTACAAACAGAGAGGTGGACAAATCTTGATCTCGCTGTCATAACTCGACGAGACTGACATCACGACCGATAGAATGTCGCatgcttttctttcttttctcgaATTAGCAAGAATTTCGTCATAATCCAGACCTATCTGATATATGTCTGTAGGTTCAGATGCCTTTGTTGGTCCACTCAGCTTAATAAGCCAACCTCAAAGAAATACAAAACAAAAGCAGCTAAATTGTTGGTAATGACTCTAATCTGGCTGGTCGTACGTTAGTGTATCAGTACGGCTCCCTGGCTTCTATCCCATCCTTATCTCCCTTACTCCTCCCCCTCCCAGTGCGGTCCTTATCCTATCGTTTCTCACCTCACctcacctcccctcccctcccgtccTGCTCTCCCCCACCTCCCCTTCCATCCTCCTCTCCTATCACCTagttcccctcccctccctgcgcACCACCTACCTTCTATCCCATGACCTCCCCTCCTCCCACCTCCGCGGCTGTCATCCGTGCGTGGGCGAAGCGGTGGCGCGGTGTGGATTCATGCGCGAACGAAGCAGCGCGGGCAGAGTAGAGTGGGCGAAGCGACTGGGCGCGGGCGGAGCACCAGCAACGCGGTGTGGCACGGGCAGAGCAGTGGGGGCGCACGGGCTCATATAAGTAATTTGTAATAGGTAGCATTTTCAGTACTTTTCTATAGGTAATTTATTAATTACTAGAAACATTTCGGTACATTTCTAGTAGGCAAATAGTTACATTTATCCAGGCAATATGGTTAAGAACGTGGCAAACTCGATGTTTTTTATCTGCAGCAATTCTTCTGATTTTTCATATATACAACTCAATATATATATGCAGGCAACAATGTGTTTAAAGTCTTTGGCAATTTTACATGAGCAATAGGTATTTGTTTATTCTGTTTGGGTCTATTGGACAATTTTTTGGGTCTATTGGACAATTTTTCAGCAGAAGGAAAGAGGAGCGTGCTGGGCCGGGCGTGGGGTGGGGTAAAGCTTGCCATTTCAATCTTTACTAAAAACAGTAAGACTTGTAGCAATGGTTGTTGTTTGAGTTTTTTGGATTATTACCATTACAATTTTCTAACTTTGGAGAACTACCATTGCTATTCATCTATTTTGAGTTCtaccattacaatttttcaCTTCTTTGAACCATGTCATTCTATACGTCTTTGATACTCTTGGACCCACTCGCAGACCCGCGTATTTTCATATAGCCCAAAATACCCCTACTGCTTCTCTCTCTTCGCTCACTGATGTGTGGGGCccacacatcagcttcaacctCCAGCTTCCCTTTAACCTCCTCTCCATCACGCTGCTCACCTCCCCCCCTCCCACACCGCCAGGAGCCTGCTCGCCCGCCGGCGGCATGGGGAGGCGAGTGCCATGCGGGGAAGATgcgccggcggggagggggCACTGCGCGTGGACCACCGGCCTGCTCCCCCGCCGGTGGCATGGGGAGGGGAGGCCGTCGGGGAGGGAGGGCCGCCAGGGAGGGGGTGCAGCGCGGGGAGGATGCGCAGCTTggggaggaggggccggcgggggcggggagaGGGGGCCGAGCGAGGACCGGAGGATGCACCGGAGGAGAGGGAGCACCTCCAGCGAGGGGGCACCGCGCGGGGAGGGAGCGCCGCGgggagggggctccgcgcgaGAAGGACGCCCCGCGGTGCTCGCCTCTCCATGCCACCGGCAGGGGAGCAGGCCGGCGGTGGTAGTAGGGAGCAGCGTGGTGGAGCAGAGGTTGAGGGAGGCCGAaggttgaaggagaagctgatgtGTGGGCCCTACACGTCAGTGAGTGAAGGAAGAGAGGCCGTAGGGGTACTTTGGGCTATACGAAAATACACGGGTCTGCAAGTGGGTCCAGTAGTATCAAAACATATAAAATGACATGGTTCAAAGAAGtgaaaaattgtaatggtaGAATTCAAAATAGTTGAATAGTAATGGTACTTCTCCAAAGTTAGAAAATTGTAATGGTACCAATCCAAAAAAAAACCTTTGTTTTTAAGGCCGGAACTCCCCTAAATTGTTCACAATGTGCtacactttttcattttcttgcaaataatgcaaaataaGAAGACGGGAGGAAATCGTTTTCTTTTGGCAGGGAGCAGGACGTGATCTGCTAGGGCGGAAGTGGGCTCGAAGTTCAAAAAAACCCGAGGCTAGGTATTTAAAGGCTTCCTCTTTGAGGGCCATTCCGGTGACTCCGCTCATCTCGCTCCCGTCGTCGGCAcgaagcaggcggcggcgttcgGGTAGGAGGTCAGTGGTCATCGAGAAGACGGGTCGATCGACTCCACTGCACAGCACAGGTACTTGAGCGAGCACGACAGCCATCACAAAGTGCTTTCCTAGGGATTTTATTTCTTTGTTTGCCTTGCCATACCGATCTACAATAGTAGCAAGAGATCGAGGAGATCCCGCCGGGGGGGACGGCGACGTGAGGGCCAAGAGGATAAGCCCAGAGGAAAAACCCCGCCCCCAAGAACCGCCGCCCCTCGAAGGAGATGCCGACGACAGTGGCGGCGGCCCTGACGATCTGATCAGCCGACTCCCCGACGAGGTCCTCGGGGAcatgaagcgcatctaggccgatagaagctaatggtaagtttcaaagattaatgacaaccgtatgcgactaacatatgttttgaaggaaaaataaatgattagattagtctcatttgaaatatgaaaggagacccctcaattcaaaacaatcatgcgtgccaaggactcaattccAAAGATTAAGGAaatttctagtctcaagtgtcacaaggagatgaaggacacttgatttagctagggtttatagtttttagttcttgaccatactattaagaggggttcatgagttagtagcttgaccaaaattgagttggccttagaaatcttgcacactcgctcaaaaataTCTCAAGATAGTCAAAAGAAGTCAACAAaatacttggaagaagaaacaatcaaagtaaCATTCAAACttcaagtcaattcagctgaaaatcaagaaaaacagtagcaccggtttaaccgatgacccatgcatcggtgcatccgatgcttggcggaaggacagacgccctgtcggtctatcttctcttgatgcaagcagaaatcaagtcaacaaactctatagcaccggttgaaccgatggtcaaacagataagcaccggtgcaatggacgtactttgttccagagagcatgtttgggtgGCTGTGATTCGCctttagcaccggttgatccgacgcctcAGAATCaaccatcggtgcattggatgtattatgttccagaaagcttgtttgagttgatcagtgaacctctttagcaccggttgaaccgatgcacctacacagcatgcaccggtg
This window contains:
- the LOC120695146 gene encoding F-box/LRR-repeat protein At1g06630-like is translated as MEASDLVVAAVVRAAARHLGAQHYPPTATNPCAALPSSGRPVIRRGIPPWGGEDARAKRIRLEEEPRRQELPPLGGDGDGGGGDPDLISRLPDEVLGDIITLLSSRAGARTQALSRRWRPLWRAAPLNLEVGYGLCGQQAKQAALATKILAGHAGPGRRFALKCFRLRNRLAMVDGWLRSPALTGLREIWFSYATEGEQWPPPMPPSALRFAATLCVAKFDYCEFPNEVAPSLKFPNLRELSLVKVTIAEDALHSLLAGCYVLEILLLDGNHGIGRLRISSPTLRSIGFSGPWEEKEEEEEEGSEAIKFQELDVEDAPRLEKLLPLYPDDGPAAIRVMRAPKLETVGLLSAAISKLEFGTTAFQEMIALNLGTSMTTVKVLALESLGPNLDSVVDFLKCFPCVEKLYIKFNRLKTMKNARTYKSWVPIECLELHLKKIVVNDYRGMRADVDFAKFFILNAKVLKEMYFGVVPSCNDKWMANQRRRLQLDNKASPGARFAFESGARNSLPKFGKEDPFEWFGQEYFFRFARMLD